The genome window ACCTCCCCCGCGACTGCACCGCCGTGAAGGTCGAGATCGTTGTCATCACGGCGGACGAGAAGACGAATCCGAACGTCGAGGATGTCTACCGCGTCCACCTCTCGCAGATGGTGGAGAATGCCCCCGTCACCGCCCGCTACACCCTCGGGGCTCCGGTCCGGATGGCGCTCTCCGCCGCGCCGTTCGAGACCCGCACCATCGTTCTGGAATCGGGCCACGAGGTGGTCCCCGGCGCTCCCCTGTGGCTGCGGATTCAGCGCGAGCCGGGCGATCCCGCGGATACCTTCACCAGCCCCATCGGCCTGGCGATGGTCAAGGTGACTCCGATCGCTCCTCCCGCAAAGCCCCACGTCGTCCAGGACATCTCTGGCTACAACTCATGGCCGATGCTGCAGGCGATCGGAGACAAGCTGGTCTGCGTCTACAGCCGAGGCGGCGGACATACGATCGGCGAAGACAGCCGCGCCGCGTACGCCCGGACCTCCACGGACGGCGGAAAGACCTGGACGCCGGAGACCGTGGTGGCCAATACGCCGCACTACGGCGAGGTTCCCGTGGGGAAGGGACTGGACTCCCGCGGGGCGATGCTGGTCTGGATCCGCCGTGTCGGGCCGGAGCGGCATGAAGACCTCTACCGCACCACGGACGGAGTGACCTTCACCCTCGTGACGACGCCGAAGCTCGCCATGAATCCGATGCAGATCACAGACATCTTCACCGTGCCGGATGTCGGACTGATGGCCCTGTGGTTCGCCGGAGACTACGGGGACAAGCCGACGAACGCCTGGGGGACCGTGACGAGCCGCGACGACGGCGGCACCTGGACCCAGACCACGGTCGAATCGGGGCTGCCCAAAGAGCAGTGGCCCACCGAGCCCGCCGCCGTCTCGCTGGGCGACGGCCGGATTCTCGCCATCGCCCGGACCGAGATGGGCGGCCCGACCACGGCGCGGTCTCAGTTCCAACTGGAGTCCCGCGACTCCGGAGCGACGTGGACCCGCTCGCAGACGAACATCACCGATGTCGCGAACTCCACGCCGAGTCTGATGCTCGACCCCGAAACCGGGCTCCTGAGCCACTACTACTATCAGCGCGGGCGGGGCCTGCTGCGCCGCCGGGTCGTCGACCCCGGGAACGTGTTCGGCCGTCCGCTCCACTGGCCGGCATCCGAGGTGGTCGCCACGGGTAGCCAGGTCATGTTCGACGCGGGCAATGTGAACGCCACTCGTCTCGGCAACAACCACGCCCTCGCCTTCTACTCCGGCAAGGCCCCCGACACGTCCGTCCTGGTCTCCGTGCTCCCAGTGCCGCCCGCTGCGCCCGCCGACAATGACACTTCGCTTCAGCAGTGACAAACGTCTCACAATGAAGATATGACGACACAGCCAAACGCCCGCATCGTCAAGGTCTGCCTGCTCGACCTCCCCAATGGAACGTTCCCTCCACGACTGCAACGTCAAGCACGACAAGTACCGGTCTCTCGTCGCTCACTGCAACCGCCGCGGCAGTGACCGCGCCCCGATGATCACGTTCTCTTCCAGTGTGTGACGGCGACTCCTGTCTGAGACTCCAGTGCCGCCGAACTCGAAGTGCGGTCAGGGATGCGACCAGTTCGAGCAAGGAGGTGCTGAAAACGACGAAGGGCGTCTACGGCTGGATGAAATCGAGCGACTCCCACCTTCGCCATCGAAAATTCGATGATTGCCTCGACCTCCGGTGGCCTCTGCAGCGCTGATCCCCCTAAACTCACGAAGCCGAATCTCAGCGACCTCAACATGACGAGTACAACGACCGTTCCACGCGAGCGCGACGCGGGCGACTGAGAAGATTCCTTCCAATCTGCACGGTTCGTCTGGCTTCAATCTGCGAACCCGATCGTCAGGGAGAGACTTGCATGCTCCTGCAACCTTCACACGTCGTCCTGGGGCTCGGGGTGCTGCTGGCGTCCTTGTCCGCGAGCCCGCAGGCGGAGTGCGGAGAGGAACCACGCTTCCAGGGCCGGAGTCTGACGTTGTGGCTGAACGACCTCGCCTACGGTCGCTATCCCGACATGGAGAAGCACAGCGCCGCAGTGAAGGCCGTCCGTGGGATGGGCGTGGACGCAATCCCGATCCTCATGAATCGCATCACAACTACGAGCGAGAGCCCGACGCAGCTGTTGCGCAGCGAACTCAAGCGGGACGCGCAGATGCTGCAAGACACACAGACCGTGTCCGCCTTCGAGGCACTTGGACCAGCCTCCCATTCCGAAATCCCGACACTCATCGGTCTACTGGCACCGCAGTATGACGCGGCAGGCGAGTCTCCTACGGAACCGGAATGCTGGCTCAAGTACCGCAGTTCAGATCTGGCCGGAAGAGTGCTTGAGGTCATGGGGGCCGCTGCCGTCAATCCGCTTCTCAAGGCCCTCGAAGAGAAAGACCCGCGGATCCGCTTTGGTGCAGTCGGGGTGCTTGAGAACACTTACCGGCGTTCTCAAGATGACCGGATCGTTCCGGCCATCCTGAAGCGACTGCGAGATGAAGATACTCAGGTTCGATGGGTCTCCGCCCGTGCTCTGGGTTCAATCGGTGTTCTATCGGAAACTTGTGTTCCCGCGCTTGCCGAATGTGTTCGCAACGACCCGGAGGGGAATGTGCGATCCTACGCACTGATGGCGTTGAAGAAGTTTGGTCCGCGAGCCAAAGTCGCTCTTCCGGCCGTGATGGCAGCGACTACTGACGAAAACAGCGATATTCGTTCATACGCGCGCGATGCGGTCAAGGCGATCCAGGCGGACGCACCAGGAACGCGTTAGTGCGAGTCTCCCAACTGAAGCGTTCAACCGGGACGACTCGGATACGGACGGACGATCAACTTCGCCAACCTTGCTTCACCTGAAATGTCAGATTCGGGGTCCTCACGGAAGCGAGTGCACCGAAAACTGCAATCAGGATGAAGCTAACGTCGGGATTCTGCAAAGTCTTCCGACAGCGGACCTTGCAAAACGAGGCTTGACCGCAGGGACCGGTGGCTGCGGTCACTGGCTACCGCGTGGCTTGTCTTGGGAGAGGCCGAGTTGAAACGTGAGCTGGCCCTGAAGATCGATGGGGATCGTCTTTGGTGGCCCATCACCAGACCTTGGAATCAATGGGCTGACTTCTTCATGCCCCATGACGATTCGAAACCACGCTTCCCGGTCCGTCATAACG of Planctomyces sp. SH-PL14 contains these proteins:
- a CDS encoding sialidase family protein, whose protein sequence is MRDIDVKVNLIALAVGLLAFLPVGSADERSPAPIVLTANDLSIATGQPSLVLMSCGSVQIPVWSLSGGTVGQSVAGLVGDLPRDCTAVKVEIVVITADEKTNPNVEDVYRVHLSQMVENAPVTARYTLGAPVRMALSAAPFETRTIVLESGHEVVPGAPLWLRIQREPGDPADTFTSPIGLAMVKVTPIAPPAKPHVVQDISGYNSWPMLQAIGDKLVCVYSRGGGHTIGEDSRAAYARTSTDGGKTWTPETVVANTPHYGEVPVGKGLDSRGAMLVWIRRVGPERHEDLYRTTDGVTFTLVTTPKLAMNPMQITDIFTVPDVGLMALWFAGDYGDKPTNAWGTVTSRDDGGTWTQTTVESGLPKEQWPTEPAAVSLGDGRILAIARTEMGGPTTARSQFQLESRDSGATWTRSQTNITDVANSTPSLMLDPETGLLSHYYYQRGRGLLRRRVVDPGNVFGRPLHWPASEVVATGSQVMFDAGNVNATRLGNNHALAFYSGKAPDTSVLVSVLPVPPAAPADNDTSLQQ
- a CDS encoding HEAT repeat domain-containing protein, whose translation is MWLNDLAYGRYPDMEKHSAAVKAVRGMGVDAIPILMNRITTTSESPTQLLRSELKRDAQMLQDTQTVSAFEALGPASHSEIPTLIGLLAPQYDAAGESPTEPECWLKYRSSDLAGRVLEVMGAAAVNPLLKALEEKDPRIRFGAVGVLENTYRRSQDDRIVPAILKRLRDEDTQVRWVSARALGSIGVLSETCVPALAECVRNDPEGNVRSYALMALKKFGPRAKVALPAVMAATTDENSDIRSYARDAVKAIQADAPGTR